The proteins below come from a single Necator americanus strain Aroian chromosome V, whole genome shotgun sequence genomic window:
- a CDS encoding hypothetical protein (NECATOR_CHRV.G17930.T1): protein MSPCLTFIDLLQWNDMGVKVDGRQLHHLRFADDIVLIALSISQADRMLTEFDEACGCIGLQLNLQKRMFVRNGWVSDVPFTLNGTNISECTRYIYLGRELNMMNDLTPELGRRRRAIWGAYNSTEDVVKKTKSTRIRTYLFNTPLQLNSNSTSTLQLNSSPYFLL from the coding sequence atgtcgccctgtctcaccttcatcgacttgttGCAATGgaacgacatgggagtgaaggttgatggtcggcagctacaccatttgcgctttgctgatgacatcgtactgatagcacttagcatcagccaagcggatcgaatgctgaccgaattcgacgaagcatgtggatgcatcggtcttcagctcaATCTCCAAAAGAGGATGTTTGTGCGCAatggatgggtctcggatgtcccattcacgctcaacggaacgaacatttCCGAATGCACCAGGTACATTTATTTGGGTCGGGagctgaacatgatgaacgacctgacccccgagctgggcaggaggaggcGAGCGatttggggagcgtataacagcaccgaggatgtagtgaagaagaccaagagcACCAGGATCCGTACTTACCTCTTCAACACTCCACTCCAACTCAACTCCAACTCAACTTCAACACTCCAACTCAACTCTTCTCcatacttcctgctttga
- a CDS encoding hypothetical protein (NECATOR_CHRV.G17931.T2), protein MATKTIHENSQFQKPSFLRWTWESPGGGYRNEVDHIIVNKRFCLTDVAVVPKFYTGSDHRLLGGRFSFTRREEKAATLRERNPRTIINWNLFAMLAGFWEDSAMDNTDESFKATKRRLSLETLELIRQRGAAGAAGNQELTSELARLCREAVIEDLKERRAEVLAEAAEAGKSIRHARRDFASRKTKMTALWNPKGTTIASRSGMEKIIYDFYSDLFDSHVHLPAHYLREEGHVIPEVLPSKIRHAVMSVRNRTAPGLDRIRPGHLKNLLPVLINNLARLFTRYLSECNVPKQWKTSKTVLLYKKGDPHDIDNYRPICLLSVIYKLFIRVILNRIEKVLDEGQPCEQARVSKRIQHD, encoded by the exons atggcGACTAAGACTATCCAtgagaactcgcaattccagaagccctcttttctacgctggacgtgggagtcacccggtggagggtaccgtaatgaagtagaccacatcatcgtcaataaaaggttctgccttacggacgtcgctgttgtaccaaagttctatacgggatcggaccatcgcctcctcggaggaagattttccttcacaaggagagaagagaaagccgccacgctcagagagcgaaatcccagaactatcattaactggaaTCTCTTCGCTatgctagccggcttttgggaagattccgcaatggacaacaccGACGAG aGTTTTAAAGCCACCAAGAGGCgcttgtctcttgaaactcttgagctgatacgccagcgtggagcagcaggagccgcagggaaccaagaactcacgtccgagctcgcaaggctttgcagagaggcggtaatagaagaccttaaagagagaagagcagaagtgctggctgaggctgcagaggcggggaaaagcatccgccatgcccgtcgagacttcgccagtcgcaagacgaagatgactgctctctggaacccgaagggaacaaccattgcatcgagaagtgggatggagaaaatcatctacgacttctactctgatctcttcgacagccatgtccacttgcctgcTCACTATCTGAGGGAAGaaggacatgtcattccagaggttcttccgtccaaaatacgacatgctgtcatgtcggtaagaaatcgtacggcacccggtctcgacagaataagaccaggacacctgaagaaccttctgccagtactcatcaacaacCTGGcaaggctctttacacgttacctgtcggaatgcaatgTTCCAAagcagtggaagaccagcaagaccgtgctgctgtataaaaaaggagatccacatgacatcgacaactatcgcccaatctgcttactgtccgtcatctacaagctctttataagagtgatccttaataggattgaaaaagtcttggatgaaggacagccatgcgagcaagcaagggtttcgaaaaggattcagcacgattga
- a CDS encoding hypothetical protein (NECATOR_CHRV.G17933.T1), whose product MRTAFFLAKVPVTTCDASPLITRTTNNWLNIVENTGSNTQSHTLDREKIQNIASLANGKATRIGCAQRNCNDNLYIACVVDDESPNTPAPGSATEPTPSEIASPLLLTSTATSTTTTPSTTTVTTSSPTTPISTSAVFTMAEQPAGRFICPPNDISTDEVRNVFLTLHNQFRSSLALGSVPNGRMGILARKASRMIKLRYDCNAEYSAYMSAQRCVDMDSPQSSRPGFDENRHVSPNPNTDHVTMARRAANHWWNEMVTYGIPQGNNIFHLGLNIPHFAKMAWDTHERVGCAVFKCPTFIHAVCHYGPGGFAPGRRIYKMGPTCNECIKIKASKCVDGLCVLSKNGMERIHKPSFHDPSKQP is encoded by the exons atgagaaccgccttttttcttgcaaa GGTTCCTGTAACAACCTGCGACGCCTCTCCACTAATTACAAGAACAACCAATAATTGGTTGAACATCGTAGAAAATACAGGGTCTAACACCCAAAGCCATACATTGgacagagaaaaaatacaaaatattgcCAGT TTGGCTAATGGAAAAGCTACAAGGATCGGTTGCGCGCAAAGAAATTGTAATGATAATCTGTACATCGCTTGTGTTGTAGACGATGA ATCTCCCAATACGCCAGCTCCTGGCTCTGCGACAGAACCTACTCCATCCGAAATAGCATCACCGCTACTTTTAACCTCAACTGCTACCTCTACAACCACAACACCATCAACAACCACAGTCACAACAAGTAGCCCAACAACACCGATATCAACGTCAGCAGTATTTACAATGGCCGAACAACCAG CCGGACGCTTCATCTGTCCACCAAATGATATCTCAACTGATGAGGTCAGAAACGTTTTCCTCACTTTGCACAATCAATTCAG ATCTTCACTCGCCTTAGGATCAGTACCAAATGGAAGGATGGGAATACTTGCACGTAAAGCATCAAGAATGATCAAATTG AGATATGACTGCAACGCAGAGTATAGTGCCTACATGTCAGCACAGCGTTGTGTTGACATGGATTCACCGCAATCATCTCGTCCTGGTTTTGATGAAAATCGTCACGTCTCGCCTAATCCTAACACTGACCATGTGACAATGGCAAGACGG GCTGCAAACCATTGGTGGAATGAGATGGTGACTTACGGCATACCTCAAGGAAATAATATCTTCCATTTAGGTCTTAATATACCACATTTTGCGAAg ATGGCTTGGGATACCCATGAGAGGGTCGGATGTGCAGTATTTAAATGTCCTACGTTCATTCATGCTGTTTGCCATTACGGACCAGG AGGTTTCGCTCCCGGTCGAAGAATCTACAAAATGGGACCAACGTGTAATGAATGTATCAAGATAAAGGCCTCGAAATGTGTGGATGGACTTTGCGtgctttcaaaaaatggaATGGAACGAATCCATAAACCATCGTTCCATGATCCTTCTAAGCAACcgtaa
- a CDS encoding hypothetical protein (NECATOR_CHRV.G17933.T2), with amino-acid sequence MTSLIFNRSLMDAARRMQKGSNTQSHTLDREKIQNIASLANGKATRIGCAQRNCNDNLYIACVVDDESPNTPAPGSATEPTPSEIASPLLLTSTATSTTTTPSTTTVTTSSPTTPISTSAVFTMAEQPAGRFICPPNDISTDEVRNVFLTLHNQFRSSLALGSVPNGRMGILARKASRMIKLRYDCNAEYSAYMSAQRCVDMDSPQSSRPGFDENRHVSPNPNTDHVTMARRAANHWWNEMVTYGIPQGNNIFHLGLNIPHFAKMAWDTHERVGCAVFKCPTFIHAVCHYGPGGFAPGRRIYKMGPTCNECIKIKASKCVDGLCVLSKNGMERIHKPSFHDPSKQP; translated from the exons atgacctcattgatcttcaacCGCTCGCTCATGGATGCGGCGCGGCGCATGCAGAAGG GGTCTAACACCCAAAGCCATACATTGgacagagaaaaaatacaaaatattgcCAGT TTGGCTAATGGAAAAGCTACAAGGATCGGTTGCGCGCAAAGAAATTGTAATGATAATCTGTACATCGCTTGTGTTGTAGACGATGA ATCTCCCAATACGCCAGCTCCTGGCTCTGCGACAGAACCTACTCCATCCGAAATAGCATCACCGCTACTTTTAACCTCAACTGCTACCTCTACAACCACAACACCATCAACAACCACAGTCACAACAAGTAGCCCAACAACACCGATATCAACGTCAGCAGTATTTACAATGGCCGAACAACCAG CCGGACGCTTCATCTGTCCACCAAATGATATCTCAACTGATGAGGTCAGAAACGTTTTCCTCACTTTGCACAATCAATTCAG ATCTTCACTCGCCTTAGGATCAGTACCAAATGGAAGGATGGGAATACTTGCACGTAAAGCATCAAGAATGATCAAATTG AGATATGACTGCAACGCAGAGTATAGTGCCTACATGTCAGCACAGCGTTGTGTTGACATGGATTCACCGCAATCATCTCGTCCTGGTTTTGATGAAAATCGTCACGTCTCGCCTAATCCTAACACTGACCATGTGACAATGGCAAGACGG GCTGCAAACCATTGGTGGAATGAGATGGTGACTTACGGCATACCTCAAGGAAATAATATCTTCCATTTAGGTCTTAATATACCACATTTTGCGAAg ATGGCTTGGGATACCCATGAGAGGGTCGGATGTGCAGTATTTAAATGTCCTACGTTCATTCATGCTGTTTGCCATTACGGACCAGG AGGTTTCGCTCCCGGTCGAAGAATCTACAAAATGGGACCAACGTGTAATGAATGTATCAAGATAAAGGCCTCGAAATGTGTGGATGGACTTTGCGtgctttcaaaaaatggaATGGAACGAATCCATAAACCATCGTTCCATGATCCTTCTAAGCAACcgtaa
- a CDS encoding hypothetical protein (NECATOR_CHRV.G17932.T1) → MTICTYNARTLASEAAIEDVMMQAKKIKYDVMGLTETRRRHLLKTVYETGEELFLGTCDSRGVGGVGVLVNTSMAKNIDSFEQLTTRIGRPRMRRCGPTPALTIFVAYAPTSSYEEEEVEAFYMDLEKFYRGDHAFYKVIIGDFNVKVGPRRTPKELHMTDPRPTME, encoded by the coding sequence atgacgatctgtacttataacgcacgtacgcttgcatcggaagcggccatcgaagatgtgatgatgcaagccaagaagatcaagtacgacgtcatgggactgaccgagacgagacgacgtcaccttCTCAAgaccgtatatgaaactggagaagaactgttcttaggaacatgcgacagtagaggtgttggtggagttggcgtcctcgtcaacacgagtatggcaaagaatatcgactctttcgaacaacttacgacccgaatcggacgtccgcggatgagaagatgtggtccaacaccagctttgactatcttcgtcgcttacgctccaacttcaagctacgaagaagaggAAGTCGAAGccttctatatggacctggagaagttctaccgaggaGATCATgctttctacaaggtcataattggcgatttcaacgtcaaagttggcccaagaagaacgcctaaGGAACTTCACATGacggacccacggcctacaatggaataa
- a CDS encoding hypothetical protein (NECATOR_CHRV.G17929.T1), with translation MHRSSAQSPKEDVCAQWMGLGCPIHAQRNEHFRMHQHRGCSEEDQEHQDPYLPLQHSTPTQLQLNFNTPTQLFSILPALTYASETWTFRKQEENAVSVIERAIERVVPGVPRFTQVRGGIRSSLLRQRSKIRDAAAFAKKSKIKWAGHVMRFNGKISSRSPSKKIMMLFVSHAKGGTTGLLWHAIGTNGRTTGATRPVRRSVGVKKNPKKYGCIKGITPRI, from the exons atgcatcggtcttcagctcaATCTCCAAAAGAGGATGTTTGTGCGCAatggatgggtctcggatgtcccattcacgctcaacggaacgaacatttCCGAATGCACCAG caccgaggatgtagtgaagaagaccaagagcACCAGGATCCGTACTTACCTCTTCAACACTCCACTCCAACTCAACTCCAACTCAACTTCAACACTCCAACTCAACTCTTCTCcatacttcctgctttgacctatgcttcggaaacctggacatttcgcaagcaggaagaaaacgcggtgagcgtcattgaacgcgcaattgagagagtggtGCCAGGAGTaccccgtttcacgcaagtgaggggcgggattcgaagttctctcctacgtcagcgatcgaagattagagatgccgctgcgtttgccaagaaaagtaaaataaagtgggccggacacgtgatgcgctttaacggcaagatttcttcacgaagtccttcaaagaaaattatgatgctcttcgtgtcccacgcgaaaggaggaaccactggactactctggcacgcgattgggacaaatggaagaactaCTGGCGCcactcgaccagttcgaagatcagtggGAGTCAAGAAAAATCCTAAGAAATATGgatgcattaaaggcatcaccccacgaatctga
- a CDS encoding hypothetical protein (NECATOR_CHRV.G17931.T1): MLAGFWEDSAMDNTDESFKATKRRLSLETLELIRQRGAAGAAGNQELTSELARLCREAVIEDLKERRAEVLAEAAEAGKSIRHARRDFASRKTKMTALWNPKGTTIASRSGMEKIIYDFYSDLFDSHVHLPAHYLREEGHVIPEVLPSKIRHAVMSVRNRTAPGLDRIRPGHLKNLLPVLINNLARLFTRYLSECNVPKQWKTSKTVLLYKKGDPHDIDNYRPICLLSVIYKLFIRVILNRIEKVLDEGQPCEQARVSKRIQHD, encoded by the exons atgctagccggcttttgggaagattccgcaatggacaacaccGACGAG aGTTTTAAAGCCACCAAGAGGCgcttgtctcttgaaactcttgagctgatacgccagcgtggagcagcaggagccgcagggaaccaagaactcacgtccgagctcgcaaggctttgcagagaggcggtaatagaagaccttaaagagagaagagcagaagtgctggctgaggctgcagaggcggggaaaagcatccgccatgcccgtcgagacttcgccagtcgcaagacgaagatgactgctctctggaacccgaagggaacaaccattgcatcgagaagtgggatggagaaaatcatctacgacttctactctgatctcttcgacagccatgtccacttgcctgcTCACTATCTGAGGGAAGaaggacatgtcattccagaggttcttccgtccaaaatacgacatgctgtcatgtcggtaagaaatcgtacggcacccggtctcgacagaataagaccaggacacctgaagaaccttctgccagtactcatcaacaacCTGGcaaggctctttacacgttacctgtcggaatgcaatgTTCCAAagcagtggaagaccagcaagaccgtgctgctgtataaaaaaggagatccacatgacatcgacaactatcgcccaatctgcttactgtccgtcatctacaagctctttataagagtgatccttaataggattgaaaaagtcttggatgaaggacagccatgcgagcaagcaagggtttcgaaaaggattcagcacgattga